A window of the Cicer arietinum cultivar CDC Frontier isolate Library 1 chromosome 6, Cicar.CDCFrontier_v2.0, whole genome shotgun sequence genome harbors these coding sequences:
- the LOC101489441 gene encoding uncharacterized protein — MIPPRRKKWTEAEEKTLIDKYGEMLSDGSLAKMRTREKKFKPIACYVNSVHHLRDPAVYPWQWSWKDVSTKVQNMRHQYLLVKQKIKKPEFSGIDNSGGDCDGSEFDWMEGLTHWSNFLRYKEVFGDVALVVGGHAHGGNNDLTGIADRDHGDDFIGVGGGNGGMDIVEFGQMGHSGDGDGDFVAAMDGVDNEVIGLGFEYDGEEGEVNFNGNGRTREDAENGYVYEEGEVTGSDLKKKRKVVKGVEKKVWRIFANQLGQLREMEARFEQREVERDRERQRRENLRVEWEKRMEEREKERENREKERENMRRQRMSDWEAIEKKNEEMERKRREEELIREREQEERMNCMRLEWKKRIDDMLNQHRAEMGQVQTRILHEQQNLSSQLLGIFSQWTPQPAGLSDHTSASNHYLSQMMQNLHHVNGIVHEDTRVEGDNQEDQFIVDG; from the coding sequence ATGATTCCTCCGAGAAGGAAGAAATGGACCGAAGCGGAGGAAAAAACCCTAATCGACAAATACGGCGAGATGTTATCCGATGGTTCGCTCGCGAAGATGAGAACTCGCGAGAAGAAGTTTAAACCGATAGCTTGTTACGTGAATTCGGTTCACCACCTTCGCGATCCTGCGGTATACCCTTGGCAGTGGAGTTGGAAAGACGTTTCCACTAAGGTGCAGAATATGAGGCATCAGTATTTGCTTGTGAAGCAGAAGATTAAGAAACCTGAGTTTTCAGGGATTGATAATTCTGGAGGTGATTGTGATGGTAGTGAGTTTGATTGGATGGAGGGGCTTACTCACTGGTCTAATTTTCTTCGGTATAAGGAAGTGTTTGGTGATGTTGCTCTTGTTGTTGGTGGTCATGCTCACGGTGGTAATAATGATTTGACGGGGATTGCGGATCGTGATCATGGAGATGACTTTATTGGTGTTGGTGGTGGGAATGGAGGAATGGATATTGTTGAGTTTGGTCAGATGGGACATTCGGGGGATGGGGATGGAGATTTTGTGGCGGCTATGGATGGAGTTGACAATGAAGTGATAggtttagggtttgagtatGATGGTGAAGAAGGGGAGGTGAATTTTAATGGGAATGGCCGGACGAGAGAAGATGCGGAGAATGGTTATGTGTATGAGGAAGGGGAAGTGACAGGGTCGGATTTAAAGAAGAAGAGGAAGGTGGTCAAGGGGGTGGAAAAGAAGGTGTGGAGGATTTTTGCCAACCAGTTGGGACAGTTGAGGGAAATGGAGGCTCGGTTTGAGCAGCGCGAGGTGGAGAGAGATCGTGAGAGACAGAGGAGGGAAAACTTGCGAGTTGAGTGGGAAAAGAGAATGGAGGAAAGGGAAAAGGAAAGGGAGAATAGGGAGAAGGAGAGGGAAAATATGAGGAGGCAGAGGATGTCTGATTGGGAAGCgatagagaagaaaaatgaagagATGGAAAGGAAAAGAAGAGAGGAAGAGTTGATTCGCGAGAGGGAACAAGAGGAGAGAATGAATTGCATGAGATTAGAATGGAAGAAGAGGATCGACGATATGCTAAATCAGCACCGAGCAGAAATGGGCCAGGTGCAGACTCGCATTCTTCACGAGCAACAGAATCTTAGTAGCCAATTGCTTGGTATATTCTCACAGTGGACCCCCCAACCTGCTGGCCTATCGGATCATACTAGTGCCAGCAACCATTATCTTTCACAAATGATGCAAAATTTGCACCATGTAAATGGAATTGTTCATGAAGACACTAGGGTTGAAGGAGATAATCAAGAAGATCAATTCATTGTTGATGGATGA
- the LOC101489764 gene encoding probable magnesium transporter NIPA1, translating to MGMSKDNVTGLLLALSSSVFIGSSFIIKKMGLKKAGTTGKSAATGGHAYLYEPWWWFGMISMIVGEIANFAAYAFAPAILVTPLGALSIIFSAVLAHFILKERLHIFGVLGCVLCMVGSTTIVLNAPHERIIHSVKEVWQLATEPGFIVYTLAVVIMVSVLIIYCVPRYGQRHLVVYVGICSLTGSLTVMGVKAVGIAMKLTFEGTNQFTYFQTWFFTLAVIGCCLLQINYLNKALDTFNTAVVSPVYYVMFTSFTIFASMIMFKDWATQNKSQIATEFCGFVTILSGTFLLHKTKDMGDKPTENSSLDRATIINNTDT from the exons atgGGGATGTCCAAAGACAATGTAACAGGGCTTCTTCTAGCTCTTTCTTCAAGCGTTTTCATTGGCTCTAgtttcattattaaaaaaatggggCTAAAAAAAGCTGGCACCACAGGGAAAAGCGCAG CCACTGGAGGGCATGCCTACTTGTATGAACCTTGGTGGTGgtttggaatgatctcaa TGATCGTTGGAGAAATCGCCAATTTTGCGGCTTATGCATTTGCACCTGCAATACTTGTGACTCCTTTAGGAGCTTTAAGCATCATTTTCAG CGCAGTACTAGCTCACTTCATCTTGAAAGAGAGGTTGCACATTTTTGGTGTGCTTGGATGTGTTCTTTGTATGGTTGGATCTACAACTATTGTTTTGAATGCTCCGCATGAAAGAATTATTCACTCTGTTAAGGAAGTATGGCAGCTTGCAACAGAACCAG GTTTTATTGTCTACACTTTAGCAGTTGTGATTATGGTTTCTGTCCTCATTATCTATTGTGTTCCAAGATATGGTCAGCGACATCTAGTCGTATATGTTGGAATATGTTCTCTCACCGGCTCACTTACG GTTATGGGTGTGAAAGCTGTGGGAATAGCTATGAAGCTTACATTTGAAGGCACAAATCAATTCACTTACTTTCAAACATGGTTCTTTACTTTGGCTGTGATAGGTTGTTGTCTCTTGCAGATCAACTACTTGAACAAG GCCTTGGACACCTTTAACACTGCGGTAGTATCACCAGTTTACTATGTCATGTTTACATCATTTACCATCTTTGCCAGCATGATCATGTTTAAG GATTGGGCCACACAAAATAAATCACAGATTGCTACTGAGTTTTGTGGCTTTGTGACAATTTTATCAGGGACATTTCTCCTTCACAAAACAAAAGATATGGGAGATAAACCAACAGAAAACTCTTCTTTGGATCGAGctactattattaataatacaGACACATGA